Below is a window of uncultured Cohaesibacter sp. DNA.
GGCGCCTATCTGGCAGGCTATGCCAATCTGATCACCGCCGAGCTTGGCAAGCATCCGGTCTATTTGTGGACCCTGCCGATGTTCCATTGCAACGGCTGGTCCTTCCCCTGGTCCCTGTCGTTGGTCGGCGGAACCCACATCTGTCTGCGGCAGGTAAGAGCGGGGCAGATATTTGACGCCATCGAGAAGGAAAAGGTCACCCATCTGTGCGGCGCGCCGGTCGTCATCACTCTCCTGCTGGAAGCAGAAGAGAGCGAAAAGCGCCCGCTTTCACGCAAGGTTCATTTCATCACGTCGGCCGCCCCGCCCCCAAGAGAGGTGATGGAAGGCATCGAGGCTCTTGGCTTCCGCCTGACCCATGTCTATGGCCTGACCGAGACCTACGGGCCATCGGTGATCAATGAGTGGAACAAAAGCTGGGACGAGCTGCCCGCCGCCGAGAAGGCCGCCAGAATGGTTCGGCAGGGCATTCGCTATCCGGCCCTTGAAGGGCTTTGCGTCATGCTACCGCACACGATGCAGCCGGTACCCGCCGATGGTGAGACGCCCGGCGAAGTCATGTTCCGGGGCAACAGCCTGATGAAGGGCTATCTGCAAAATGAAGGTGCAACCCATCAGGCTTTCTATGATGGCTGGTTCCATTCCGGCGATCTTGCCGTTGTGCATCCCGATGGCTATCTGGAACTGCGCGACCGCTCCAAGGAAATCATCATCTCGGGCGGCGAGAATATTTCATCAACCGAAGTGGAAGACGCCCTGTACAAGCATCCCGATGTGGAAGCGGCAGCCGTCGTTGCCATGACAGATGAAAAATGGGGCGAACGCCCCTGTGCCTTTGTCGAACTGATGGCAGGACATGAAACCAGCGAAGAGGCCCTGATTGAATGGTGCCGCGAACATCTGGCCCATTACAAGGTTCCCAACCGCATCATTTTCGAAGAATTGCCCAG
It encodes the following:
- a CDS encoding acyl-CoA synthetase, giving the protein MTGNRFETHLDRNSANYVPLSPISFLERAAAIYPDHDAWVHGEQRTSYKHFFSRCRQLAAALSARGIERGDVISVMLPNVPPMLEAHYGVPMIGAVLHSINTRLDAALIAFQLEHAGSKVIIVDTEFASVMRAAIELAEIDPVIIQYQDPESEEDGPFIGELEYENLLAEGNPDFTWPGISDEWDAIALNYTSGTTGDPKGVVYHHRGAYLAGYANLITAELGKHPVYLWTLPMFHCNGWSFPWSLSLVGGTHICLRQVRAGQIFDAIEKEKVTHLCGAPVVITLLLEAEESEKRPLSRKVHFITSAAPPPREVMEGIEALGFRLTHVYGLTETYGPSVINEWNKSWDELPAAEKAARMVRQGIRYPALEGLCVMLPHTMQPVPADGETPGEVMFRGNSLMKGYLQNEGATHQAFYDGWFHSGDLAVVHPDGYLELRDRSKEIIISGGENISSTEVEDALYKHPDVEAAAVVAMTDEKWGERPCAFVELMAGHETSEEALIEWCREHLAHYKVPNRIIFEELPRTPTGKIKKYVLRKKARAL